GCGGGCGGACAATCGTCGCAAATCACACGATCAATTGCACGTGCGCGGCGGAGAGGAGAGGAGGCGGGTGCAGCAACACTGGGGAGTTCGGCATGAAGGGAGTGGCGCGAATTTCGTTTCAGGGCGGCGCGCTCCTGGTTCCAGCTCGAACCCGCTACGACCATGAGATCGCTTTCGAGCACGCGACCACCTACGCGCGTCGCCACGGTACGGCGCGGTTGGACTTGGATCGCAAGCAGTTCACCATCAATTCGGTGAACGACGGCGCGCGCCGCCTGTGCGCGGTGTGCGCGCATCCGCTCGATACGCTCACCTACGCGCTTGGCGGGCGCGAGCTGTGCCTCTATTGCGCGCGCCGCAACGCCATCTGATCGAAGGACTGTCGGGACGCGGTTCGCAGCGAACGCGAGTCACGAACACGAATCTCGCCTCGGCCCTTGTTCTCGGCGTCGGTTTCGGCACAATACCCGTCGCCATGCCCAGCCTGCCGGAGCCCGCACGCCGATGGACGAGGACCGCGCCAAACGGGCGCTGATCCGCGCGCTGCGGACCATCCTCTTGCCGCTGGTGCGCCAACTCGTCGCGCACGGCCTGACGTTTCCCGCCTTCGGCCGCATCGCTAAGGAAGTCTACATCGAGGTTGGCACGCAGCACTTCGCGCTGCCCTTCAAGAAGCAGACGGACAGTCGCGTGGCGCTGGTGACCGGCATCACCCGCAAGGAGATCGGCCAGATTCGCCGCGGTCAGACGCCGTTGCCGAGCGAAACGGCGCAATTGAGCTACGGGCTTGCCACCCGCGTGATAGGGCGCTGGGTGGCGGAGCCCCCTTACCTCGCGGCCGATCGCGCACCGCGCGATCTCCCCTGGGACAACCCGGGCACGGGCGTGTCGTTTACCGGTCTCGTCGCCGAGATCGGGGGCGACATTCCGCCGCGCGCCGTGCTCGATGAGTTGATCCGAGTCGGGGCCGTTGAGCTGCTGGCCGGCGGCACCATCCGCCTGGTGCAGCCCGGCTATATTCCGGCGCAAGGCACCGAGGAGAAGTTGGCCATCCTCGGTGCCGATGTCGCCGAGTTGATCGCGGCGATCACCCACAACATCGAACACGCCCCGGCCGACGCGTTCCTGCAGCGCAAAGTCTACTACGACAACATCGGCGCCGCGGCGCTGCCCGAACTGCGCCAACACGTGCGCAGCGCCGGCGGGGAGTTCACCCAGACGATCAACACGCTGTTGGCTACCTTCGATCGCGACCGCAATCCGACCGCGCCGGGCGGCGCCCGGCGGCGCGTCGTGGTCGGCGTCTACTATCTCGACGAAGAGTACGAACCGCCTCCATCAAAACCCGAGGTCATCGCGAATCCCACCGCACGGCGCCGACGGTGACCTCCGCTCGCGTGTAAACGCGGCAACGACGGCGCGCTTTGCTCCGCACTCGGTTTGTGCGAAGCTTCGGGTCGTGGATGCGTTGAGTTTCACGACTCGGCCGACGTTGCGTCAGCCCGCGCTGATCTTGGCATTCGCGGGTTGGAACGATGCCGGGCAGGCGGCGACCGCTGCGCTCCGCTATCTCGCCGAGCAGTTCGATGCCCACCCGCTCGCCACCATCGATCCCGACGAATTTTACGACTTCACCGTGATGCGGCCGCAGGTGCGTCTGATCGAAGGTATACATCGCGAGGTGAACTGGACCACGAACGAGTTTCACTTCACCGCGAATGCCGCGCTCGAACGGGACCTGATCTTCGGCTGGGGCCCCGAGCCGCACCTCAAATGGAAAACGTTCTGCGTCACGGTGCTGCGCCTCGCCCGCGAGTGCGGTGCCGAAATGGTGGTGACGCTCGGCGGCTTTCTTGCCGAGGTCCTGTACTCGCGCCCGGTGCCGGTGTCGGGCTTCGCCTCCGATCCGGTGCTATTGAAAAAACTCGACGTGACGTCGACCCGATACGAGGGTCCCACTGGAATCGTTGGCGTTCTCGGTGACGCCTGTCGCCGCGACGGACTCCCGCACGTCAGCCTGTGGGCGGCGCTGCCGCATTACATCGCGGCCATACCCAATCCGCGCGGCGCGCTCGCGCTGCTGATGCGGCTCACGTCGTTTCTCAGCATCCCCGCCGATCTCGCCCCACTGCAGGCGACGGCGGCGGCATTCGAAGAAAAAGTGAACGAAGCCGTCGCCGACGATCCCAAACTCTCCGCCTACATCCGTGAACTCAAGAAGCGCGAGTTCGCGAACTGATCGTGCTGCGAGGAAGGATGGAAGAGGTTACGACGGATTGAACGGATTAGACAGATTGAGCGAATTGGAGAGAAGTCAGAAGTTCAGAAACATTCCCCGGAAAATTCGCTTAATCCGTCGAATCCGCTAAATCCGCTGTACTCTTCTTCTCCGCGCTATTGCGGCAAGAAGTGGTAACCGAGATCGAGCGGACCGATGTCGGCGTCGACCCGAGTGGTCGTGCGCTCGTGCAGGCGATCCAGTTCGCCGGACGGAAGATTCAGATCGAAGCCCTTATCGATGGTCGGGCTCGATCCGCTGACGTGGTAGTCGCCGCCGCCTTGGTTGACGAACTGCGCGTCGGTGACCAAGACATGTCCGCCATGCGGCAAGTTGTCCGGGCGGAACGTTGGCGGAAACACCAGGTCGAAGTCTTCGTCGTAGCCCACTTCGCTGCGCGGCACACTCGCCGGCGGCGGGGTGTAGACGCGGATGTTGGAATCGCCGCCATTGTTCTGCACGATGTTATTGCGCAACATGGCGCCGGGCGACCCGGCCTGCGTGTTGCCGATGGTGATGCCGCGGGTGCCGTTGTCGACGACGGTGTTGTTGAAGATGCGCACGTCGTGCGACCCCGACCCCTGACCCACGATCCCGAGGCCGAGCCCGCCGTTGGCGTAGATGAGGTTGTTCAGAATCAGCACACTCCGCGAGTCTTGCACGCGGATGCCGTCGCCGGAGTTGTTGAAGACCGTACAGTGCTCGATCGTCAGATCATGGCTGCCGCTCTTGATGACGATGCCACCGTCGCTGCCGTGCGTGATGGTGAAGCCGTCGATCAACGTCCCCGGCGATTTCGAGATGCGAAACCCGGCGCCGACGCGCGACCCGGCCGCATCGATGACGACGGGGCCGGGACCATCGCCGGTCTGGGCGCCCGACTCGTCGGCAATGAACCTGAGCGCCTGTGCCGGGTTGCCGGTGCGATCGGTGGTGACGCCTTCGCGATAGGTGCCGGTGCCGACGATGATCGTGTAGCCGTCGCGAGCGATGAGTGCGGCTTTCGAAATGGTGCGCAGCGCGGTGGTGGGATCGGTGCCGGTGTTGGTGTCGTTGCCGCTGACGCGAACGTAAAGTGGATTTGGCGGTGGTGGGGTCGGCGGGGCGCTACTGCCGCCGCCACCGCAGCCAACCATCAGCGAGCCCATCAACGCAGCCAGAGAGCGCTTCATGCGTGGTCCCTAACATCGCCTCCGCGGTTTGACCAGCGAGAAATGCGACGACACCAGTTGGCGCTAGCGCAAATCTTGTCGATGCAGGATTTCGATGAACTTGACCGCCGCCGGAGAAAGGTGGCGGTTCTTCTTGTGAATGATGCCGACCGGCCGTAGCAGCGTCGCTTCGTTCAACTGCACCGCTTTGAGCGTGCCGTGCTCGAGTTCGTGCCGGATGGCCGCGAGCGGAATGATCGCAGCGCCTTGGCCGATCTCGACCGCCCGCTTGATGGTTTCGATGTTGTCGAACTCACCGGTGAGGTTCACCGTGACTTGATGCTCGCGCAGCAGCTGATCGGTGGCCTTGCGCGTCGGAATGTCCTGCTCGTAGGCCACGAAGTTTTGCCCGTTCAGCTTGCTGATGCTGACCTTCTTGAGCGTAGCGAAAGCGTGATCCGGCGGGCAGGCGAGCACCATCCGGTCCTCGCGCCACGGCAGGTTGGTGACCTGCGGATGCTTCTGCGGGTAGGCCACGATGCCAAGGTCGATCTGGCCCGCGATCACGCTGTCGTAGATCTTGTTCGGCCGCGCGTACTCGACGTGGACGTTCACCTGCGGGTACGTGCGCATGTACTCCTTCAGATGCGGCGGCAGTTCGTGCAGGCCAACGCTGTAGACGATGGCCACCCGCAGATTGCCGGCGACCACGTTCCCGGTCTCTTGGAGTTGCGCTTCGATCTCTTGGTACTTCTCCAGAATCTCGCGGCTGACGCGGTACAGAATTTCTCCCGCGGGCGTCGGCTTGGCGCCATGGCGGCTGCGTTCGAGCAGCGTACACTGGTAGCGTGACTCCAGCGCGCGGAGCTGCTGGCTCACCGCCGACTGCGTGATGTAGTTCTGCGACGCTGCGGCGGAGAAGCTGCCGGTCTCCACGACGTCGCAGAACACACGCAAGGTTTCGATGTGCATGGATCACAGGTTAGAGCAGCACGAAGCGAAGTCAAGAAGGGTTACTAATCCTCACGCTGTGCGCGCGAGGACCGCAACCGCACGCCACCATTGTGTGTCTACCGGCCGGCCAGTAACATGCGGCGCATTCTCGAAGGAAGAAGGGGAGCCGTTGCATGAAGCCATTTGTCGGCGTGGACTACTACGACGTGGACGCGCTGCTCAGCGATGAAGCGAAGATGATTCGTCAGAGCGTGCGCGACTTCGTCGAGCGCGAAGCGCAACCGATCATCGAGGAACACCACGCGCGCGAGGAATTTCCGCGCCATCTGATTCCGCGCATGGGCGAGCTCGGGATGTTCGGCGCCAATATCAAGGGCTACGGCTGCGCCGGTCTCAGCAACATCGCGTACGGTTTGATCTGCCAAGAGATGGAACGCTGCGACAGTGGGCTGCGCTCGATGGTGTCGGTGCAAGGTTCGCTCGCCATGCACGGCATCCACGCGTTCGGCTCTGAGGCGCAGAAGGAACGCTGGCTGCCGCAGATGGCCGCCGGCACGGCGATCGGCTGCTTCGGTTTGACCGAGCCCGACCACGGGTCTGATCCGGGCGGCATGACCACGCGCGCGCGCGCCGATGGCAATCACTTCATCCTCTCGGGCGTGAAGCGCTGGATCACCAACGGCAGCATCGCCGACGTCGCCATCGTGTGGGCGAAGACCACCGACGGCATTCGCGGCTTCTTGGTCGAGAAGGGCATGCCCGGCTACACCACGTCCGACATCAAGGGAAAATTTTCGCTGCGTGCCTCGATCACTTCCGAGTTGGTGCTCGACGATGTGCGGGTGCCGCGCGACAGTCTGCTGAACGTCACCGGACTGAAGGGTCCGTTTTCGTGCCTCAACCAGGCGCGCTACGGCATCGTCTGGGGCGCGATGGGTGCGGCCATGGCCTGCTATCACACCGCACTCGACTACGCGCAGTCGCGCACGCAATTCGATCGCCCGCTGGCCGGCTTCCAGTTGGTGCAGCAGAAGCTCGTCCACATGGTGACGGAGATTACCAAGGGCCAACTGCTGGCGCTGCGGCTGGGGCAACTCAAGGACGCCGGAACATTTCGTCCCGAGCAGGTCTCGCTCGCCAAGCGTAACAACGTTGGCAACGCACTCGACATCGCCCGCCTCGCCCGCGATATCCTTGGCGCCAACGGCATCGTCAACGAGTATCCGGTGATCCGCCATATGATGAACCTCGAAACCGTCAATACCTACGAGGGGACCTACGACATGCACACGCTGATCATCGGCCGCGACATCACCGGGCACGACGCGGTGCGATGAAGCGCGCGGGGCGGACCCAGACGGCGTTGCTGTCCGTGAAGTCGCAGCGCTGGCTGCAAGCGGCTGGAATCGAAAAAGCGCTCGCCGCCGGCGACACGATCGTTCCGGTCGGCCGCACGTATCGGTTGCGCGATGGACAACTCGCCACGCTCGCGTTCATTCGCGACGACGAAGCGCGCCTCTGCGTCGGCTACGCCGTCGACGAAGGCGAGTGGGTGATGGTGGAGTCCGAGCCGTTCAGCGCCCGCACGCTGGGCTACTACGAACGCTGGCTGAAACGGCACCGGGAGCTGGGCGCGTGACCCCTGGCTCGCGGCGCGAATCGACGGCGGCCGCTCCGCTCGCTATCGACGGACACCGCAATGCGCTGCTGGCCGGCTTCCTCGGCTGGACGCTCGATGCATTCGATTTTTTTCTCGTCGTCTTTTCGCTCACCGCAATCGCGAAGGAGTTCAACAAGTCCGACGCCGACATCGCGCTCTCGATCACGCTAACGCTGGCGTTTCGGCCGGTGGGTGCGTTCA
The genomic region above belongs to Deltaproteobacteria bacterium and contains:
- a CDS encoding right-handed parallel beta-helix repeat-containing protein yields the protein MKRSLAALMGSLMVGCGGGGSSAPPTPPPPNPLYVRVSGNDTNTGTDPTTALRTISKAALIARDGYTIIVGTGTYREGVTTDRTGNPAQALRFIADESGAQTGDGPGPVVIDAAGSRVGAGFRISKSPGTLIDGFTITHGSDGGIVIKSGSHDLTIEHCTVFNNSGDGIRVQDSRSVLILNNLIYANGGLGLGIVGQGSGSHDVRIFNNTVVDNGTRGITIGNTQAGSPGAMLRNNIVQNNGGDSNIRVYTPPPASVPRSEVGYDEDFDLVFPPTFRPDNLPHGGHVLVTDAQFVNQGGGDYHVSGSSPTIDKGFDLNLPSGELDRLHERTTTRVDADIGPLDLGYHFLPQ
- a CDS encoding LysR family transcriptional regulator; this translates as MHIETLRVFCDVVETGSFSAAASQNYITQSAVSQQLRALESRYQCTLLERSRHGAKPTPAGEILYRVSREILEKYQEIEAQLQETGNVVAGNLRVAIVYSVGLHELPPHLKEYMRTYPQVNVHVEYARPNKIYDSVIAGQIDLGIVAYPQKHPQVTNLPWREDRMVLACPPDHAFATLKKVSISKLNGQNFVAYEQDIPTRKATDQLLREHQVTVNLTGEFDNIETIKRAVEIGQGAAIIPLAAIRHELEHGTLKAVQLNEATLLRPVGIIHKKNRHLSPAAVKFIEILHRQDLR
- a CDS encoding acyl-CoA dehydrogenase translates to MKPFVGVDYYDVDALLSDEAKMIRQSVRDFVEREAQPIIEEHHAREEFPRHLIPRMGELGMFGANIKGYGCAGLSNIAYGLICQEMERCDSGLRSMVSVQGSLAMHGIHAFGSEAQKERWLPQMAAGTAIGCFGLTEPDHGSDPGGMTTRARADGNHFILSGVKRWITNGSIADVAIVWAKTTDGIRGFLVEKGMPGYTTSDIKGKFSLRASITSELVLDDVRVPRDSLLNVTGLKGPFSCLNQARYGIVWGAMGAAMACYHTALDYAQSRTQFDRPLAGFQLVQQKLVHMVTEITKGQLLALRLGQLKDAGTFRPEQVSLAKRNNVGNALDIARLARDILGANGIVNEYPVIRHMMNLETVNTYEGTYDMHTLIIGRDITGHDAVR
- a CDS encoding PAC2 family protein; the protein is MDALSFTTRPTLRQPALILAFAGWNDAGQAATAALRYLAEQFDAHPLATIDPDEFYDFTVMRPQVRLIEGIHREVNWTTNEFHFTANAALERDLIFGWGPEPHLKWKTFCVTVLRLARECGAEMVVTLGGFLAEVLYSRPVPVSGFASDPVLLKKLDVTSTRYEGPTGIVGVLGDACRRDGLPHVSLWAALPHYIAAIPNPRGALALLMRLTSFLSIPADLAPLQATAAAFEEKVNEAVADDPKLSAYIRELKKREFAN